One genomic window of Sodaliphilus pleomorphus includes the following:
- the nuoH gene encoding NADH-quinone oxidoreductase subunit NuoH, translating into MFDFSVVTKWFDDLLTVTCGLPVWLSTTIECVLIAVILLALYSVFAMIYIMYERWVCAWIQCRRGPIRVGPWGSLQIFADVIKILTKEVISLWDNDKFLFFLAPYFVIIASMTTFACLPWGNGLQIIDMNIGVFFIIAMSSLGVIGILLAGWSSNSKYTLIGAMRSGAQMVSYELSVGISMLTVVCLAGTMSITGICQAQEHGWFIFTGHIPAIIAFLIYIVAANAENNRGPFDLPEAEHELTAGYHTEYSGIHYGLFYLAEYLNLFTVSGIAALLFLGGWMPLHIGGWTAFNTVMDYIPSPLWFLGKTFFMTFVFMWIRWSFPRVRIDQMLGLEWRYLMPIGLVNLVVMAVCVSMGWHF; encoded by the coding sequence ATGTTTGACTTTAGTGTAGTCACAAAATGGTTCGACGACCTGCTCACCGTCACGTGCGGCCTGCCAGTATGGCTGTCGACCACAATCGAGTGTGTGCTCATCGCCGTCATCTTGCTGGCACTCTACTCGGTGTTCGCCATGATATATATCATGTATGAGCGTTGGGTGTGCGCCTGGATTCAGTGCCGCCGCGGCCCTATACGTGTGGGGCCCTGGGGATCGCTGCAAATCTTTGCCGACGTAATCAAGATTCTCACCAAGGAGGTCATCTCGTTGTGGGACAACGACAAGTTCCTGTTCTTCCTGGCTCCCTACTTCGTGATTATTGCCTCGATGACGACGTTTGCCTGCCTGCCGTGGGGCAATGGCCTGCAAATCATCGACATGAACATAGGCGTGTTCTTCATCATCGCTATGTCGTCGCTCGGGGTGATAGGCATCCTGCTTGCCGGATGGTCGAGCAACAGCAAGTACACACTGATAGGTGCCATGCGCAGCGGCGCGCAGATGGTGAGCTACGAGCTCTCGGTGGGCATCTCCATGCTCACTGTGGTGTGCCTTGCCGGCACCATGAGCATCACGGGCATATGCCAGGCTCAGGAGCATGGCTGGTTCATTTTCACCGGCCACATCCCAGCCATCATCGCTTTCCTCATCTACATCGTTGCAGCCAACGCCGAAAACAACCGTGGCCCCTTCGACCTTCCCGAGGCCGAGCACGAGCTCACCGCCGGCTACCACACTGAGTATTCGGGTATACACTACGGCTTGTTCTACCTGGCCGAGTACCTCAACCTCTTCACGGTGAGCGGCATTGCAGCTCTGCTTTTCCTGGGGGGCTGGATGCCTCTGCACATAGGCGGCTGGACGGCCTTCAACACCGTGATGGACTACATCCCCTCGCCCCTGTGGTTCCTGGGCAAGACCTTCTTCATGACCTTCGTCTTCATGTGGATACGCTGGTCGTTCCCGCGCGTGCGCATCGACCAGATGCTGGGCCTGGAGTGGCGCTACCTCATGCCCATTGGCCTTGTCAACCTCGTGGTCATGGCTGTGTGCGTGTCGATGGGGTGGCACTTTTAA
- the atpD gene encoding F0F1 ATP synthase subunit beta: protein MADSYGKITQVIGPVVDITFDDESQVPDIYTALSVTRQDGAEVILEVEQHIGENTVRCVAMDSTDGLQRGIKVKNLGQPISVPTGEQVKGRLLNVIGQPIDHLKPLKGGDRRPIHQPAPAFSDLSISQEILYTGIKVIDLIEPFSKGGKIGLFGGAGVGKTVLIQELIHNIAHGLNGYSVFTGVGERTREGNDLLREMIESGVIKYGDKFKEDMAKGKWNLDEVDMKAVEDSQVTLVFGQMNEPPGARLRVALSGLTVAEQFRDQDGGGKDILLFMDNIFRFTQAGSEVSALLGRMPSAVGYQPTLASEMGALQERITSTKNGSITSVQAVYVPADDLTDPAPATTFSFLDATTVLNRKITELGIYPAVDPLASTSRIMDPNIIGEEHYNTAQRVIHLLQKYQELQDIIAILGVDELSDDDKLVVSRARRVQRFLSQPFFVAEQFTGVPGTMVPLKETIRGFKMILDGEVDDMPEQAFLNVGTIDEAIAKGKKILEQINA, encoded by the coding sequence ATGGCAGATAGTTATGGAAAAATAACGCAAGTAATCGGACCTGTGGTCGACATTACTTTCGATGACGAAAGCCAAGTCCCCGACATCTACACCGCACTGTCGGTGACCCGTCAGGACGGCGCCGAGGTCATCCTTGAGGTCGAGCAGCACATCGGCGAGAATACCGTGAGATGTGTTGCCATGGACAGTACCGACGGATTGCAGCGTGGCATCAAGGTGAAAAACCTGGGCCAGCCTATATCTGTACCTACCGGCGAACAAGTGAAAGGCCGTCTGCTCAACGTGATAGGGCAACCTATCGATCACCTCAAGCCCCTCAAGGGCGGTGACCGTCGCCCCATTCACCAGCCAGCGCCGGCTTTTTCCGACTTGTCTATTTCGCAAGAGATTCTTTACACTGGCATCAAGGTTATCGACCTTATCGAGCCCTTCTCCAAGGGCGGCAAGATCGGCCTCTTCGGCGGTGCCGGTGTGGGCAAAACAGTGCTCATTCAGGAGCTCATCCACAACATTGCACACGGCCTGAACGGCTACTCGGTGTTTACCGGTGTGGGCGAGCGCACTCGCGAGGGCAACGACCTGCTGCGCGAGATGATCGAGAGCGGTGTCATCAAGTATGGCGACAAGTTCAAGGAGGACATGGCCAAGGGCAAGTGGAACCTCGACGAAGTCGACATGAAGGCTGTTGAAGACTCTCAGGTGACACTGGTCTTCGGCCAGATGAACGAGCCGCCAGGTGCACGCTTGCGCGTGGCGCTCTCGGGCCTCACCGTGGCCGAGCAGTTCCGCGACCAGGACGGCGGCGGCAAGGATATCCTGCTCTTCATGGACAACATCTTCCGCTTCACCCAGGCTGGTAGCGAGGTGTCGGCTCTGTTGGGCCGCATGCCATCGGCCGTGGGTTACCAGCCTACGCTGGCCTCTGAAATGGGTGCGCTGCAAGAGCGCATCACCTCAACCAAGAACGGGTCAATCACCTCGGTGCAGGCCGTGTATGTGCCTGCCGACGACTTGACCGACCCGGCTCCTGCCACCACTTTCAGCTTCCTCGACGCCACCACCGTGCTCAACCGCAAGATTACCGAGCTGGGCATTTACCCGGCTGTCGACCCGCTGGCCTCCACATCGCGCATTATGGACCCCAACATCATAGGCGAGGAACACTACAACACCGCACAGCGCGTGATACACCTGCTGCAGAAGTACCAGGAGTTGCAAGACATCATTGCCATCCTCGGTGTCGACGAGCTCAGCGACGACGACAAGCTCGTGGTTTCGCGTGCCCGCCGCGTGCAGCGCTTCCTCTCGCAGCCTTTCTTTGTGGCCGAGCAGTTCACTGGCGTGCCTGGCACCATGGTGCCGTTGAAGGAGACCATTCGTGGTTTCAAGATGATACTCGATGGCGAGGTCGACGACATGCCCGAGCAGGCCTTCCTCAACGTGGGTACCATCGACGAGGCCATCGCCAAGGGCAAGAAGATACTCGAGCAGATCAATGCCTGA
- a CDS encoding F0F1 ATP synthase subunit epsilon yields the protein MTLKIISAEKIEFEGTVTSVTLPGALGLFQVLNNHAALISSLKPGTMTYVVDGGKSETREIEGGVADIKDNVVSVCLY from the coding sequence ATGACACTCAAAATTATATCGGCTGAAAAGATTGAGTTTGAAGGCACAGTCACCTCGGTGACGCTGCCGGGAGCGCTTGGCTTGTTCCAGGTGCTCAACAACCACGCTGCCCTCATCTCGTCGCTCAAGCCTGGCACGATGACCTATGTCGTCGACGGCGGCAAGAGCGAGACCCGCGAGATCGAAGGTGGGGTAGCTGATATCAAAGACAATGTGGTGTCGGTGTGTCTATATTGA
- the atpB gene encoding F0F1 ATP synthase subunit A, giving the protein MKKVITAVVACVILALMALGYWQASQREHNNTHEMPDTKGVIFNHLGDSYYWDIPFSEDYFIPLPCIVQDKSGAWHLFSSARVHGGNTYVAPNGAKFKIQGDINQAHHNRLVELGADNGKDYRPLDLSFTKDALGIFIAALVVMLLVFNVRNWYKKHGMKAPRKGTAFIEVCVDFVYGDTIRPIMGKEAPKYAPYLLTCFFFILTMNLLGLVVIFPGGANLTGNLAVTLFLALCTFLVTNFTGTKEYWKEIFWPDVPVALKCPVPLMPVIELFGIFTKPLALMIRLFANMLGGHMVVIVFTMLIFIFSAMFGVIAGAGTTVLSLALSLFMLLLDTLVSFIQAYVFTILSTMFISMAHVHEEEPQTTVK; this is encoded by the coding sequence ATGAAGAAGGTTATTACAGCGGTTGTGGCTTGCGTGATACTTGCCCTCATGGCCCTGGGCTACTGGCAGGCTTCGCAGCGCGAGCACAACAACACCCACGAGATGCCCGATACCAAGGGGGTGATCTTCAACCACCTTGGCGACAGCTACTATTGGGACATTCCATTCTCTGAAGACTATTTTATTCCTCTTCCCTGCATCGTGCAAGACAAGAGCGGCGCTTGGCACTTGTTTTCTTCGGCACGCGTCCATGGCGGCAACACCTATGTTGCCCCCAATGGCGCCAAGTTCAAGATACAAGGTGACATCAACCAAGCTCATCACAACCGCCTCGTCGAGCTGGGTGCCGACAATGGAAAAGACTATAGACCGCTTGATCTCTCGTTTACCAAAGACGCTCTGGGCATCTTCATCGCAGCCCTGGTTGTGATGCTGCTCGTGTTCAACGTGCGCAACTGGTACAAGAAGCACGGCATGAAGGCTCCCCGCAAGGGCACGGCCTTTATTGAGGTGTGTGTCGACTTTGTCTACGGCGACACGATACGTCCCATCATGGGCAAGGAAGCTCCCAAGTATGCTCCCTATCTGCTCACCTGCTTTTTCTTCATCCTCACGATGAATCTGCTGGGACTGGTCGTGATATTCCCTGGCGGCGCCAACCTGACCGGCAACCTGGCCGTGACGCTGTTTCTGGCCCTGTGCACCTTCTTGGTCACCAATTTCACCGGTACCAAGGAATACTGGAAAGAGATCTTCTGGCCCGACGTGCCTGTGGCGCTCAAGTGCCCTGTGCCGCTCATGCCAGTGATCGAGCTTTTCGGCATCTTCACCAAGCCGTTGGCCCTGATGATTCGTCTCTTTGCCAATATGCTTGGCGGCCACATGGTGGTCATCGTCTTCACGATGCTCATCTTCATCTTCAGCGCAATGTTTGGCGTCATTGCCGGTGCAGGCACCACGGTGCTCTCGCTGGCCCTGTCGCTCTTCATGTTGCTTCTCGACACCCTGGTGAGCTTCATCCAAGCCTATGTGTTCACCATCCTTTCCACCATGTTCATCTCCATGGCGCATGTACATGAAGAAGAACCGCAAACCACAGTGAAATAA
- the atpE gene encoding ATP synthase F0 subunit C, translating into MLSMILAAAALAVMGAGIGAGIAAIAAGIGIGRIGGSAMEAIARQPESTGDIRSNMIVIAALIEGVAFFALIVCILCIFMG; encoded by the coding sequence ATGTTAAGTATGATTTTAGCAGCAGCAGCCCTGGCAGTAATGGGAGCTGGTATTGGTGCAGGTATCGCAGCTATCGCAGCTGGTATCGGTATTGGTAGAATTGGTGGCTCGGCCATGGAAGCTATTGCCCGCCAACCTGAGTCGACTGGCGACATCCGTAGCAACATGATCGTGATTGCCGCTCTTATCGAGGGCGTTGCCTTCTTCGCCCTCATCGTCTGCATCCTTTGCATTTTCATGGGTTAA
- the atpF gene encoding F0F1 ATP synthase subunit B: MELFVPEFGLVFWMFVAFLCLYFILAKYAWPYVVKSMEERADLIDKGVAYAQEAKAHLDNAKAEAEQVIAEARKQQADILRDADKMKSQIIEEAKGQAAVEAKKVTDAAQVSIEQARKESEQQLRQEISGYALSIAEQVIRKNMADDKAQKDLVDKLLNEVESKN; encoded by the coding sequence ATGGAATTGTTTGTGCCTGAGTTTGGCCTGGTGTTCTGGATGTTTGTGGCATTCCTGTGCCTCTATTTCATCCTGGCAAAGTATGCATGGCCCTATGTCGTGAAGTCGATGGAAGAACGCGCCGACTTGATCGACAAAGGTGTGGCCTATGCTCAAGAGGCTAAAGCGCATCTTGACAATGCCAAGGCTGAGGCAGAACAGGTAATTGCCGAGGCTCGCAAACAACAGGCTGACATACTCCGCGATGCCGACAAGATGAAGTCTCAGATTATTGAAGAGGCTAAGGGTCAGGCTGCCGTGGAGGCTAAAAAAGTGACCGACGCTGCACAGGTTTCTATCGAGCAAGCTCGCAAGGAATCGGAGCAGCAGCTGCGCCAGGAAATCAGTGGCTATGCCCTGTCGATTGCCGAGCAGGTGATACGCAAGAACATGGCCGACGACAAAGCTCAGAAAGACCTGGTCGATAAATTGTTAAACGAGGTTGAGTCTAAAAACTAA
- the atpH gene encoding ATP synthase F1 subunit delta, with protein sequence MNDGLIPNRYAKALFKFASQEGVQASVYDEMKQLEQSYAANTALKTAVNNPFIAVDEKEKVILTAAGAKAGGAFDRFLLLVIKKNRVDFLRLIAQAYIKLYRRQCSIAHVEVVTAAKLPDNEINGILDVVKKHLGSKTLEQSFKVDKDLIGGFTINVDGQVLDASVKNELSKLRLKLLS encoded by the coding sequence ATGAACGACGGACTGATTCCCAATCGATATGCCAAGGCGCTCTTCAAGTTCGCCTCGCAAGAGGGCGTGCAGGCCAGCGTCTACGACGAGATGAAGCAGCTCGAGCAGAGCTATGCCGCCAATACGGCTCTCAAGACAGCTGTGAACAACCCCTTCATCGCTGTCGATGAGAAGGAAAAAGTGATTCTTACGGCTGCCGGCGCCAAGGCTGGCGGCGCGTTCGACCGTTTTTTGCTACTGGTGATTAAGAAGAACCGTGTTGACTTCCTGCGATTGATTGCACAGGCCTACATCAAATTGTACCGCCGCCAGTGCTCGATCGCCCACGTTGAGGTTGTCACAGCTGCCAAGCTGCCCGACAACGAAATCAACGGCATACTCGATGTCGTCAAGAAACACCTGGGCTCAAAGACGCTGGAGCAGTCTTTCAAGGTCGACAAGGACCTGATAGGCGGCTTCACCATCAACGTCGATGGGCAAGTGCTCGACGCATCGGTTAAGAATGAATTAAGCAAATTGCGTTTAAAACTCCTAAGTTAA
- the atpA gene encoding F0F1 ATP synthase subunit alpha, with translation MINPSEVSEILKQELSDVQRKVSFEEVGTVLDVGDGVAHVYGLDNVEANELVEFENGVTGVAMNLEESNVGVILLDKVNSVSEGMTVKRIGSIASIPVGEGLMGRVINVLGEPIDGKGPIEGERLRLPLDRKAPGVIFRQPVEQPLQTGLKAIDSMIPIGRGQRELIIGDRQIGKTAIALDTIINQKSEYEAGKPVFCIYVAIGQKASTVATLVNSLIQHGAMPYTCVIAANASDSAAMRYYAPFAGAAIGEFYRDTGRDALVVYDDLSKQAVAYREISLILKRPSGREAYPGDIFYLHSRLLERAAKINDSQEVAAQMNDLPAVLKDRVKGGGSLTALPIIETQAGDVSAYIPTNVISITDGQIYLESALFNSGVRPAVNVGISVSRVGGNAQIKCMKKVAGTLKIAQAQYRELESFTKFGGDVDPVTAKTIDTGRKNQQLLIQPQYQPWPVEDQVAVIFCGVNGLLQKVPIDKVAEFEKLFIQYLHAKHQADVLDVLKSGKIDDAVKAKLTAAAAEIAGKYSA, from the coding sequence ATGATAAACCCAAGTGAAGTATCTGAAATACTGAAACAGGAACTCAGCGACGTTCAGCGCAAGGTCTCCTTCGAGGAGGTGGGCACTGTGCTCGACGTGGGCGACGGCGTGGCCCACGTCTACGGCCTCGACAATGTCGAAGCCAACGAGCTCGTTGAGTTTGAAAACGGTGTGACTGGCGTGGCCATGAACCTCGAGGAAAGCAACGTTGGCGTTATCCTGCTCGATAAGGTCAACTCGGTGTCGGAGGGCATGACCGTGAAGCGCATAGGCAGCATCGCCTCTATCCCCGTGGGTGAAGGCCTCATGGGACGCGTCATCAACGTCCTGGGCGAGCCCATCGACGGCAAGGGACCCATCGAGGGCGAACGCTTGCGCCTGCCTCTCGACCGCAAGGCCCCTGGCGTGATTTTCCGCCAGCCCGTCGAGCAGCCGCTGCAGACGGGCCTCAAGGCTATCGACTCGATGATCCCCATTGGCCGCGGCCAGCGTGAGCTCATCATTGGCGACCGCCAGATTGGCAAGACTGCCATTGCTCTCGATACGATTATCAATCAAAAGTCGGAATACGAAGCCGGCAAGCCGGTGTTCTGCATCTACGTGGCCATCGGCCAGAAGGCCTCGACTGTGGCCACACTGGTCAACTCGCTCATCCAGCACGGCGCCATGCCCTATACCTGCGTGATTGCCGCCAATGCCAGCGACTCGGCCGCCATGCGCTACTATGCGCCCTTTGCCGGCGCTGCCATCGGCGAGTTTTACCGCGACACGGGCCGCGACGCCCTGGTGGTGTACGACGACCTCTCCAAGCAGGCCGTGGCCTACCGCGAGATATCGCTCATCCTCAAGCGCCCTTCGGGCCGCGAGGCTTATCCTGGCGACATCTTCTACTTGCACAGCCGCTTGCTCGAGCGTGCTGCCAAGATCAACGACAGCCAGGAAGTGGCTGCACAGATGAACGACCTGCCTGCCGTGCTCAAAGACCGTGTCAAGGGCGGTGGCTCGCTCACGGCACTGCCCATCATCGAGACACAGGCTGGCGACGTCTCGGCCTATATCCCCACCAACGTGATCTCGATCACCGACGGTCAGATTTACCTTGAGAGCGCCTTGTTCAACAGCGGTGTGCGTCCGGCTGTGAACGTGGGTATCTCGGTGTCGCGTGTGGGCGGCAATGCGCAAATCAAGTGCATGAAGAAGGTGGCCGGTACGCTCAAGATAGCCCAGGCCCAGTACCGCGAGCTCGAGTCGTTCACCAAGTTTGGCGGCGACGTCGACCCCGTTACGGCCAAGACCATCGACACCGGCCGCAAGAATCAGCAGCTCCTCATCCAGCCCCAGTATCAGCCTTGGCCCGTCGAGGACCAGGTGGCTGTCATCTTCTGCGGCGTCAATGGCTTGCTGCAGAAGGTGCCCATCGACAAGGTGGCCGAGTTTGAGAAGCTATTCATCCAGTACTTGCACGCCAAGCATCAGGCCGATGTGCTCGATGTGCTCAAGAGCGGCAAGATCGACGACGCGGTCAAGGCCAAGCTCACTGCAGCCGCTGCCGAAATTGCAGGCAAGTATTCAGCTTAA
- the atpG gene encoding ATP synthase F1 subunit gamma has protein sequence MSTLRELKTRIGSVSSTEKTTSAMKMISSAKMHKYTAQVQRMLPYRNMVQSVLGHLLATDGEFSSPLITTREVSKVAIVVFGSDDGLCGAYNVNILKSLMSTVKKVRDELGNDVAITVIPVGKKIVKAVQHVKDAGFAVETVDYINTRSTVDQLHDFTAMLLRRFLDKECDRVLLQYMHFVSTSRQRPACDQMLPVSYQALEQAADKQAANSPCLFEPDANSIFNSVLPLYIRSMMQEVFTEASASEQATRVMAMQTASDNAKDLLDDLNLEYNKLRQQSITTELLDIIGGQVER, from the coding sequence ATGTCAACATTACGAGAATTAAAAACTAGAATTGGCTCAGTGTCGTCGACCGAGAAGACAACCTCGGCCATGAAGATGATATCCAGTGCCAAGATGCACAAGTACACCGCGCAGGTGCAGCGCATGCTGCCTTATCGCAACATGGTGCAAAGCGTGCTCGGCCACTTGCTTGCAACCGATGGCGAGTTCTCGTCGCCGCTCATCACGACCCGTGAGGTGTCGAAGGTCGCTATTGTGGTCTTCGGGTCCGACGACGGCCTGTGCGGCGCCTACAACGTCAACATTCTCAAGTCGCTCATGTCGACCGTAAAGAAGGTGCGCGACGAGCTCGGCAATGATGTTGCCATAACCGTTATCCCCGTTGGCAAGAAAATTGTGAAAGCAGTGCAGCACGTCAAAGATGCAGGTTTTGCGGTCGAGACTGTCGACTACATCAACACCCGCAGCACCGTCGACCAGCTGCACGACTTCACCGCGATGCTGCTGCGCCGCTTCCTCGACAAGGAGTGCGACCGCGTGCTGCTGCAATACATGCACTTTGTGAGCACGAGCCGCCAGCGCCCGGCATGCGACCAAATGCTGCCGGTGAGCTACCAGGCACTGGAGCAGGCTGCCGACAAGCAGGCTGCCAACAGTCCTTGCCTTTTTGAACCCGATGCCAACAGCATCTTCAACAGCGTGCTGCCGCTCTACATACGCTCCATGATGCAGGAAGTCTTTACCGAGGCCTCGGCCTCGGAGCAAGCCACCCGCGTGATGGCCATGCAGACGGCCAGCGACAACGCCAAGGACCTGCTCGACGACCTCAATCTCGAGTACAACAAGTTGCGCCAGCAAAGCATCACCACCGAGCTGCTCGACATCATAGGCGGCCAGGTGGAGCGTTGA
- a CDS encoding 4Fe-4S binding protein — translation MSIKEYFSSLFTGFHSLIKGMEVTGKELVTPKVTEQYPENRATKKIPERFRGTLEFIYDDEGYHKCIACKTCERNCPNGTIQVITKMVDLPNGKKKMKLDRYMYDLGSCTFCNLCVLTCPTHAIRFSNDFEQSVFQRQVLLKQLNYLPEKEKPAPAPKPAAASTAAQPAQPASQPKAASAAAPAPQAPLPASGAKAPDNKVENNEK, via the coding sequence ATGAGCATTAAGGAGTATTTCTCTTCTCTTTTTACAGGTTTTCACAGCCTGATTAAGGGTATGGAGGTCACAGGCAAGGAACTTGTGACACCTAAGGTTACCGAACAGTACCCCGAAAACAGGGCTACAAAGAAAATCCCCGAGAGATTTAGAGGTACGTTGGAATTTATCTACGACGACGAGGGCTATCACAAGTGCATCGCTTGCAAAACGTGTGAACGCAATTGCCCCAACGGCACCATTCAGGTCATTACCAAGATGGTAGACCTGCCCAATGGCAAAAAGAAAATGAAGCTCGACCGCTACATGTATGACCTGGGCAGCTGCACATTCTGCAACCTGTGTGTGCTCACGTGCCCGACGCATGCAATACGGTTCAGCAACGACTTTGAACAGTCGGTGTTCCAGCGCCAAGTTCTGCTCAAGCAGCTCAACTATCTTCCCGAGAAGGAGAAACCTGCCCCTGCTCCCAAGCCTGCAGCAGCCAGCACTGCTGCCCAACCGGCCCAGCCAGCCAGCCAGCCCAAGGCTGCGAGCGCTGCAGCTCCAGCCCCACAGGCCCCGCTACCGGCTTCGGGCGCCAAGGCTCCCGACAATAAAGTTGAAAATAATGAAAAATAA
- a CDS encoding NADH-quinone oxidoreductase subunit J has translation MDSVGNIILYFIIAIAIIVFSVLTVTTKKILRAATYLLFVLLSTAVVYFQMDFQFLGAVQIAVYAGGIAVLFVFAIMLTHKPGKNAQPVTSHKRTLGLCAALLGVAVCGYALVSYGKFCYQTLVPAGEGDYDMATLGHALLDTNTVGYLLPFEAISVLLLACIIAGVVIARRR, from the coding sequence ATGGATTCAGTAGGAAATATCATTCTGTATTTCATAATTGCAATTGCAATTATCGTGTTCTCGGTACTGACAGTGACGACCAAGAAGATACTGCGCGCAGCCACCTACTTGCTCTTTGTGCTGCTCTCAACCGCAGTTGTCTACTTCCAGATGGACTTCCAGTTTCTGGGCGCGGTGCAGATCGCTGTCTATGCCGGTGGCATAGCAGTGCTGTTTGTGTTTGCCATCATGCTCACCCACAAGCCTGGCAAGAACGCCCAACCCGTGACCTCCCACAAGAGGACACTGGGCTTGTGTGCCGCCCTTCTGGGAGTGGCTGTGTGCGGCTATGCGCTCGTGAGCTACGGCAAGTTCTGCTACCAGACGCTCGTGCCTGCCGGCGAGGGCGACTACGACATGGCCACCCTGGGTCATGCCTTGCTCGACACCAACACCGTGGGCTATCTGCTGCCTTTCGAGGCAATTAGTGTTTTATTGCTTGCATGTATCATTGCCGGTGTAGTCATTGCACGTCGCCGCTAA
- the nuoK gene encoding NADH-quinone oxidoreductase subunit NuoK, giving the protein MYLVPSLVMFGCGVYGFITRKNMIAILISLELMLNSVDINFAVFNRYLFPGTIDGMFFALFAIAIAAAETAVALAIVINVYRVAKKVDINQITKLKF; this is encoded by the coding sequence ATGTATCTCGTTCCCAGCCTCGTGATGTTTGGCTGTGGCGTTTACGGGTTTATTACCCGCAAAAATATGATTGCAATCTTGATCTCGCTCGAGCTCATGCTCAACTCGGTCGATATCAACTTTGCCGTGTTTAATAGATATTTGTTCCCTGGCACGATCGACGGAATGTTTTTCGCCCTGTTTGCCATTGCCATCGCTGCGGCCGAGACTGCTGTGGCTCTTGCAATAGTAATCAACGTGTATCGCGTGGCCAAGAAGGTGGACATCAATCAAATCACTAAATTGAAATTTTAA